The Streptomyces sp. NBC_01276 genome contains the following window.
GCCCGAGGTATCCGCCGAGCAGTACGCGCAGCCCCAGGTGCGACGCGAGGTAGCTGCGGCGGTCGCCCGCGCGCAGCAGCCGCGAGAGCCGGTCCCGCTCGGACGCGTCCAGCAGCGCGACGGCACCGGCGACGTCGTGGCCGCCGACCACCTCGCGCGTGGTGTCCAGCGCCCACACCGTTACGGCGGCGCCCACCGGGAGCGCACCGGTCCGGGGTATGCCCTCGCCGAGTTGGTTCACGTACTCGATCACCCGATGAGGGTAGACGAGGAGGCGGGCCCGGCTACCCTCGTCCGGTATTGATCTTTCCGAGTCCAGGGGGAACTCGCCGTGCACAGTGCCGTCGTGACGTCGGAAGGCGACCGGATCCGCTGGGTCGAACTCGCCGGGGAGGGGCCGGTCCGCGTCTTCCTGCACGGGCTCGGCTCCACCTCGCCGGCCTACTTCGCGGCCGTCGCCGCCCACCCGTTGCTGGCCGGGCGGCGCTCGCTGCTGGTCGACATGCTGGGGCACGGGCACAGCGACCGGCCCGAGGCGTTCACGTACACCCTGGAGGCGCACGCCGACGCCGTCGCGCGGGCGCTCACCGAGGCCGGGGCCGAGGGGGCCGAGCTGATCGGCCACAGCATGGGCGGAGCGGTGGCCATCGTGCTCGCCGCCCGGCACCCCCGGCTGGTCTCCCGGCTCGTGCTGGTCGACGCCAACCTGGACCCGGTCCCGACCGTTCCCCGCACACCGGGCAGCAGCGGGATCGCCTCCTACACGGAGGAGGAGTTCCTGGCGGGGGGCTGGGCCGAGGTCCGCGACCGGGTCGGCGCGCACTGGTGGTCGACCATGCGGCTGGCCGGCCGCACCGCCCTGCACCGCAGCGCGGTGCACCTCGCCGCGGGCACCACGCCCACCATGCGCGAGCTCCTGCTGGACCTGAAGCTCCCGCGCACCTTCCTCTACCCGGAGGCCGACGGCTCCCTGCCCGGGGCCGAGGCCCTGGAGGCCGCCGGGGTCGCCGTCGTCGCGGTGCCGGACTGCGGGCACAACATCATGCTGGACAACCCCGAGGCCTTCGTCCGCGCCACCGCCGCCGCCCTCGCCCCGACCGCGCCCTGACCCGTCCCCGCCGGGCGGACCCGGGGGAGCGCCGGGAACGACGGCGGGTTCAGCGGCGCCCGGCCGGGACGGCCGAGGCCGGTGCCACGGAGGGCTGTCCGTCCGGTATTCGCGCCCCCGGCGAGGGCGTGCCGTCGGTCCAGGCGTAGACCTTCCTGCCGCGTACGGCGACCTGGTACTGGTACCGGTCCCGGCACTCGGGCCGTTCCTCGGAGCGCGTGTCGCCGGGCCACCAACGGGCGTCCAGATGGGGCCCGCCCGCCTTCTTCGGGGCGCTGACGGCGCACTGCGGACCATCGAGCGGGGTCTTGCCGAGGGTGAACCGGATCAGCCGGGCCTCGCCGGTGGTGCGCACCCGTACGCGGACATCGGTGGCGTCCTTCGGTATCCAGCTCGGCAGGACGAACGCCAGGTCACCGCGCGTGGGCGCGTCGGCGGCGGTGGCGAAGTGCCTGCCCTTCTCCTTGAAGAAGCGGTCGTTGAGGGTGTTGGTGACCGGGTTGGGCGGAAGGTTCGGCAGGGCGAGCGCGGCGATGGCGAAGGCTCCCGCCAAGGCGGCGGCGATGACGAGCGGACGGCGGTTCATGGCTATAAGTGTTCGGATCGAAGCCCGATCGCGCGTCCCTCCGCAGTACGAATCCTGACTCTGCCTGAAGTCGCATACGCCGTCATACCTGAGTGCCGGTCCGGGCGGCCGGCGTAGGCCCACGGTCCTTCGCGGGGGCACCGGGCGAGGGCGGCCCCGCCGGACCGCGGGACCGCCGGCCGCGCCCGTCCCGCCGGACCCGCCGGGCCTCGTTATAGGTGCGCTGGGGATCGCAGATATGCCGGGCTCCGAGAGTGAACCCACAAGCCGCGCCGCGCAGTTGACGGGCGGCCCGCTCTCTCCCCCCCACTCCCCCCGCCGCCCGGAGGAATGCCATGCGTCTTCGTCTCGCTCCCCTGCTCGCCGCCACGGCGGCCGCGGGCCTGCTCGCCCTCGCGACCCCCGCGTCGGCTGCCCCGGCGGACAAGCCGCAGGTCCTCAGCGGTTGGACGCAGACCAGCGCGTCCAGCTACAACGCCTGGGTCGCGGCGCGCGGCAGCCAGGGCAACTGGGCCGCGTACGGCTTCGACTGGTCCACGGACTACTGCTCGTCCTCCCCGGACAACCCGTTCGGCTTCCCGTTCCAGACGGCCTGCGCCCGCCACGACTTCGGCTACCGCAACTACAAGGCGGCGGGTTCCTTCCCGGCGAACAAGTCCCGGCTGGACGACGCCCTGTACGCGGACCTGAAGCGGGTGTGCTCGCAGTACTCGGGCGTCAAGAAGGGTTCCTGCGACAGCACCGCCTGGACGTACTACCAGGCGGTCAAGGCGTTCGGCGTCTCCCCGCAGGACGCCCCGGCCGCCTGACGGCCCCGGCCCGGCCCCGGCCCCGTTCCAGCCCGTCCCGGCCCCGTCCTGTACCCGCCCCCCGATCCCCGTCCCGCCCTCGCCCCCGTCGGGCGGGACGGTCCCCCTTCGCGGGAAACACGGAAGCCCTCCCGGTGGGAGGGCTTCCGTCGTGGTGCGGAGAGTGCCCCCGGCAGGACTCGAACCTGCGGCCAAGCGCTTAGAAGGCGCCTGCTCTATCCACTGAGCTACGGGGGCCGGAAGGTGACCGTGGTGGCCTGGAGCCCCTTGGTGGGGGTGGGACTGCGGTCCGTGCCGGGTCAAGGATAGGGCTCCGGTCGCCTTGTCCCGGTTGCTTCACCCGCGTGCCACGATGTGGAGGTTCGGTGAAGCGGTCCCGATAATCGCAGGCAGGTGCGATTCGCGCATCGCTTTTGCGCCGCGTCGGCCTGGGTGTTGTGCACTCGTTATGCCTGCGTCCCACTCGTCCTCCGTGTCCAGGATGTCCTGCCGAGGTCGCGGTCGGCGCGCAGAGGGCGTATAAGCTTCAAAAATGGTCCCAAATTGGGCATTCTTCGCATGTGGTGACCTTGGATGTTCGGCCTCAGCTGCTCGATGCCCTGTCCGCCCTGCGCGACCGGGTCGCGTCCGTGCGTCTGCCGCTGCCCCTGCCCGGCGCCCCGCGCGCCCGCCAGACCAGAGCCGAGCTGCTCGCGCAGCTCGACGACTACCTCGTACCCCGGCTGAAGGCGCCCGAGGCGCCCCTGCTCGCCGTCGTCGGCGGGTCCACCGGTGCCGGTAAGTCCACCCTCGTCAACTCCCTCGTCGGACGCCAGGTGAGTGAAGCCGGGGTGCTCCGGCCGACGACACGCACCCCCGTGCTCGTCTGCCATCCGGATGATCATCACTGGTTCGCCGGAATGCGGATCCTCCCCGACCTCCTGCGCGTCTGGGCCCCCGAAGGCGAGGACGAACTGCTTCCCGCGCCCAAGAAGCGCCCTCCACTCGGATCCAACCAGCGGACCGTGACGGGCGAACTGAGGATCGAGACCGTCTCGACCCTCCCACGAGGGCTGGCCGTCCTCGACGCCCCCGACGTCGACTCCCTCGTGGTCGAGAACCGGACGCTCGCCGCGCAGCTGATCTGCGCCGCCGACGTCTGGGTCATGGTCACCACCGCCTCGCGGTACGCGGACGCCGTCCCCTGGCACATGCTGCGCACCGCCAAGCAGTACAGGGCCACCCTGGTCACCGTCCTGGACCGGGTCCCGCACCAGGTGCTCGCCGAGGTCTCGCGGCAGTACGGGGCCCTGCTCACCCGGGCCGGGCTGGGCGACGTACCGCGGTTCACGGTGCCGGAGCTGCCCGAGTCGGCGGGCGGGGGCGGGCTGCTGCCGGCGAGCGCCGTCGCGCCGCTGCTCGCCTGGCTCAGCCACCACGTCCAGGACCCGGCCGCCCGGCAGTACGCCGTCGGGCGGACCGCGCTGGGCGCCCTCGACTCCCTCGGACGCCGCATGCCGGAACTCGCCTCCGCCGTCGCCGCGCAGCACGCCGCCGCCGTACGGCTGACGTCCGCCGTCGAGGACGCGTACAAGCAGGAGGGCCGGCGGGTCCGCAACCGCCTGGACCGGGGCGCCGTACTCGCCGGGGACGCGCTGACCAGATGGCGCGGCTACCCCCTCGACACCAGTGCCGACGAACTGCTCGACTCCCTCGCCGAATCGCTGGCCGCGCTCCTGCAGTGCGCCGTGGCCGCCGCCGACGAACGCATCGCCGCCGCCTGGCGGCGCGAGCCGGCGGCCGGGGCGGTGACGCTGCCCGCGCCCGACCGCGAGGCGGCCGAACGCATCGGCGTGGCCGTACGACGCTGGCGGCGCGTCCTGGAGGAGCTGGCCGAGGAGGAGGTCGCCCGGCTCGACCGGCAGCCGGCGCCCGACCCCGACGCCATCGCGGCCCTCCTCGTCGCCGCCCTCCTGGGCGGCAAGCGGGCCCGGCCGGCGGGGGAGAAGCTCGCCGAACGGATCGGCGTACAGACCGCCGTACGGCTGCGGGACCGGGGCGGGGAGCTGGTCGCCGAACACCTCGACCAGGTGCTGCGCGCCGAACGCGACCGCAGGCTCGCCCCGCTGGAAGCGCTCGAAGTGACCCCGGAACCGCAGGCCGAGCTGATCGCCGCGCTGTCCCTACTGCAGAAGGAGAGGTGACGCGGTGACCGCGCTGACCGACCGCGACCGCACCGACGACCGCTGGGACGACGGCTTCATCGCGCGCTCGCGCCACCGGAGCCTGCGCAAGGGCGGGGCGGGGGCGCGAGGAGGAGGACCGCGGTCCGGTTCCCCGGGGGCGTCGGGGCCGCGCGGGGAACGCGGCGGCCTCGACGGCGTCGACCCCGACGACTTGGACGACGTGTTCGGCGAGGAGCGGGACGAGGAGCGGGACGAGGAGCGCCGCGAGGGCGACGAGGCCCTGGTCCGGGCCGTCTCCGGCGCCGGCAGCGACGGCGGCAAGGCCCCCGCCCTGCCGCTCAGCCCCGAGGCGCAGGCCCTGCGACTGCGCCTGGACGCCCTGCGCCAGCTCGTCGGGCTGTCCCGGACCCGGCTGGACGGCAAGACCCTCGCCGAGGCCGGCCGGGTGCTGGACGAGGCGGCCGCGCGACGCGGCCTGTCACCGCAGCACACGGTCGTCGCCATCGCCGGAGCCACCGGAAGCGGCAAGTCCACACTCTTCAATTCACTCGCCGGAGTGCAGATCTCCGAGACCGGTCTGCGCCGCCCGACCACCGCCGCGCCGATCGCGTGCAGTTGGTCCGACGGGGCCGCGGGACTGCTGGACCGGCTGGAGATCCCGGGCCGGCTGCGGCGCAGGCCCCGGGAGACCTCGGAGGCCGAGGTGCTGCGCGGGATGGTCCTCGTGGACCTGCCCGACCTGGACTCGGCGGTCGGCGCGCACCGCGACCACGTGGACCGGGTGCTGGCGCTGGTCGACGCGGTGGTGTGGGTGGTGGACCCGGAGAAGTACGCGGACGCCGTCCTGCACGAGCGGTACCTGCGACCGCTGGCCGGCCACGCGGAAGTGACGTTCGTCGTCCTGAACCAGGTGGACCGGCTGCCCGGCGAGGCCGCCGACCTCGTCCTGGACGACCTGCGCCGGCTCCTGGACGACGACGGCATCGCGCTCGGCGAGCACGGCGAGCCGGGGGCCACCGTGCTCGGACTGTCCGCCCTGACGGGTGAGGGGGTCGGGGAACTCCGCGAGCTGCTCGGACAGTTCACCCAGGAGAAGGGCGCCGCGACCCGCCGCATCTCCGCCGATGTGGACCGGGCCGCCGGACGTCTGCGGCCCCTGTACGTCGCCGACGGCCACGCCGGACCCGAGATCGGCGAGGCAGCCCGCGCCGAGTTCGAGGACCGGCTCGCGGAGGCCGTCGGGGCCTACGCGGCCGGCCTCGCCGCCGAACGGGCCTGGCGGCGCAACGCCGGCAAGGCCTGCGGCACGCCCTGGCTGCGGCTGTGGCGCTGGTACGAGGGCCGGCGCGCCCCGCGCACGCTGGCGGGCCTGGCCGCCCTCGCCGCGATCGGCCGTACCCCGGCGGCTTCCGAGCAGACGCCGGTCGAGCAGGAGGTGACCGCCCGGCAGCGGGTGGAGCAGGCCGTGCGGACCGTCGCGGACGAAGCGGTCGTCGGGCTGCCCGACCCCTGGGCCCAGGCCGTGCGGGAGACCGCCGTACGCGGCGCCGAACGGCTGCCGGAGGCGCTCGACGAACTGGCGGTCACGCTGGGTGCGGCCGTCGCGGTGCCCGCCGCCAGGCCGCCGCGGCCCACCTGGTGGCCCGCGGCGGTGCTGGCGCAGGCGGCCATGACGCTGGTGCAGATCTTCGGCGGGCTCTGGCTGGTCGGACAGATCGCCGGGGTCCTGGAGCCGAAGCTGCTGCCGCCGGTGCTGTTCATGGTGGCGGGGATCGTCGGAGGGCCGCTCGTGGAGTGGGCGTGCTCACTCGCGGCCCGCGGTCCCGCGCGCCGCTACGGACAGGACGCCGAGCGCAAACTGCGGCAGGCCGCGGCCGGCTGCGGGCGGGCCCGGGTGCTGGAGCCGGTGGCGGCGGAGCTGCTGCGCTACCGCGAAGTGCGCGAGCAGTACGCCACCGTCGCCGCAGGGGGGACGAAGTTGTCCACAACCCGCCAGTAGTCCACAGGCCCGAGCGGGGAGGGCGGCCCCGCGCCAGCATGGTCGTATCCCGTGCGGACGGTCCGGACGGGTACGACGCGGGGAGGGCTGCCGGGATGAACGACACCCTGGTGACGCTGGTGGGGTACGTGGCGACGCAGATCGACTTCAAGGAGACGCCGGCCGGCCCGTCGGCGCGGTTCCGCTTCGCGGTGACCCCGAGGTACTTCGACCGGCGCACGGACACCTGGACGGATGCGGCGACCAGCTTCTACACGGTCTGGGCGCGACGCGTGCTGGCACTGAACCTGGCGAGTTCCGTCTCGGTCGGGGAACCCCTCGTCGTCCACGGGCGGTTGCGGGTCCGGGAGGACCCACCCGACGGCGACGGCGTGCGGTGGTTCTCGGCCGACATCGACGCGGTGGCCGTCGGACACGACCTGAACCGCGGAACTGCCGCGTTCCGGCGGGTGGTCAAGACGGACACGCCACTGATGGGGCCTCAGAAGGCGGCGGTGGTCTGAGTGTTCGAGGAGGCTAGGATTCCCCGGTACTCACGGGCACCTGGGTCATTGGCCCGAAGGGGAAGACTGTGTCGATTGCTGTTCCCGCGTCCTCTGCGTCCTCTGCGTCCCCCGATCCCCGCGCCTCCGCGTGGGGATCGCCGTCCCCACCCGTGGGCGGATCACCGTCCGCGTCCGCCGCGCCACCGGCCGTCGCCGCGGCCCGCGCGACGATTCCGCTTCCCGCCGGGCCCGTTGGCCCCGGAGTCGTTCCCGGGGGGCTCGCGCGGCCCGTTCCGGATCCGGGCTCGGGCGCCGGGGGCCCGGCGCGGGGGTCTGTGCGGCGGCCCCTGGCGGTCGCCCTGCTCACCGCCGCCGCCCTCGCCAGCGGACCCGGGGCCCGCGCCTCGACGGACCCGGACCCGGCCGCCGGCCGGGCGGCGGAGGGCGCGAGCGCCGTGCTGGACGGGCTGAAGACGTACGGGCAGGCGGTCCTGCGCGCCGGGGACGGTTCGGTCCGGCAGATCCCGGCCGGGCTCTACGAGATGCGGGTCGACGGCGGCGGCATGCTCCAGACCTACGGGGTCGGGATCGCGGGCTCGGCGCAGCCGCAGGCCCGGTACACGGAGAGCGGCTGGAACGGCAGCTCCCTGGCGGGCAACGCCGAGGCCGGACGGATCCGCTGGGTCCTGGAGCACTCCTATCCGCAGCACAACGACCTGGCCGGGCTCGCGAAGGAGGCCGGCGCCGGGACGCTGACCGCGGAGAGCGCCGCCGCGGGGACCCAGGTGGCCATCTGGCGGCTGGCCGACGGCGCGCAGGTCGAGGCGGCCGACCCGGCGGCGGCGCGGCTGGCCGACTACCTCCAGCGGGAGGCGGGGCGGCTGCCGGAGCCCCCGGCCTCGTTGGACCTGGACCCCGGCCAGGTGTCCGGCCCGGTGACGGGGCCGACCGGCAGCCGGCTCGGGCCGGTCACGGTCAGAACGGGGGCGCAGAGCGTGACCGTCACCCCGGACGCGGCGGCCGCGGCCATGGGGGTGCGCGTGGTGGACGCCGAGGGGCGGCCGCTGGACTCCGCGGGCAACGGGAGCAGGCTCTACTTCGAGGTGCCCGCGGGCACCCCGGACGGGACGGCGTCGGTCATCGTGCAGGGCTCCACGAAGGTGCCCGTCGGGAGGGTCTTCACCAGCGGGATCCCGGCCGAGGCGCAGGTCGTGGCCGGCTCCAGCGACGCCGCGGCGACGGCCACCGCCACGGCCGTCTGGCCGCGGGGGCAGTCGTCGGCGGCGCAGGGCCCGGCGGGGACGGTGGGCACCCTGGCGGGCGCCTCGGAGGTGGCGGGCGCCGAGGCGGCCGCGACCGTCTCGCCGGAGTCCCCGGACGACGAGCGGCTGGCCACCAGCGGCAGCTCCGCCGCCACGCCGGTGATCGCCTCGCTCGCGGTGGGACTGGTGGTACTGGGAGGCATGGTGGTCCTCCTGCTGCGCAAGCGTCCGTTGGAGGGAGAGGAGGACGCAGGGGGGTCCGAGGGAGCGGAAGGCTGATTCCGGAGCGTCGTCCCGGGGTAGGCGCAGGCAATGGCTGATCAGGAACTGACCTGGCGGGGCACGGTCGCGCGGTGGGACCGGGGGCTGTTCGACGCGGTGGCCCGGCGGCACTGGCCGGGCGCCGACCGGGTGCTGCCGCGGCTCGGGCGCGCCGCCAACCACGGGGTGCTGTGGGGCGGGGCCGCCGTGGCGATCACCGTCCTCGGCTCACCGCGGGCCCGCGCGGCGGCGCTGCGCGGGATCGGCTCGCTGGCGCTGGCCTCGGCCACGATCAACACCGTCGGGAAGTGGTCGGTGCGCAGGCCCCGGCCCGTGCTGGACGGGGTTCCGGTGCTGCGGCAGCCGGCCGTGCAGCCGCGGACCACCTCGTTCCCGTCCGGGCACTCCGCCTCGGCCTTCGCCTTCGCCGCCGGTGTGGCCCTCGAATCGCCGGCGTGGGGGGCCGTACTGGTCCCCGTCGCCGCGTCGGTGGCCTTCTCGCGCGTCTACACCGGGGTGCACTACCCCTCCGACGTGGTGGTCGGGTCGGCGCTCGGGGTGGCCGCGGCGTTCGCCGTACGACGCCTCGCGCGCGAGGCCGAGCGGGCGAGGGCCGTACCGGGCGACGAGCGCCGGGCGCCCGGGGTACCCGCCCTGCCGGACGGGGAGGGGCTCACGGTCGTGGTGAACACCGCCTCGGGCACGGCCGGGTCGGCGGGGTTCGACGTGCTGCGCGAGCGGCTGCCCAAGGCGGAGGTCGTCGAATGTGCCGGTGAGGAGCTGGAGGCCGAGCTGGCCGCGGCCGCCGCCCGGGCCGAGGTGCTGGGGGTCTGCGGGGGTGACGGCACCGTCAACGCCGCGGCCACGGCGGCCCTGCGCGCCGGGGTGCCGCTCGCCCTGTTCCCCGGCGGCACCCTGAACCACTTCGCGCTCGACCTCGGGCTCGGCGGCGCCGAGGACACCTGCCGGGCGATCGCCGAGGGCCAGGCCGTCCGGGTCTCGGTGGGCCGGATCACCCCGACGGACGGGTCCGGCGACGGCGCGACGCGGTACTTCCTGAACAACTTCAGCATCGGCGCCTACCCGGAGCTGCTGCGCCACCGGCTGCGCTGGGCCCCGCGGATCGGCGGCGGCCCGGCCGCCGTGCTCGCCGCCTGGCGGGTGCTGCGGGCCGAGCGGCCCGTCCGGCTCACCCTGGCCGGACGCCCCCGCAGCGTCTGGCTGCTCTTCGCGGGCAACGGCACCTACCACGGCACCGGGCCCACGCCCCGGCGCCGCGACGGGGTCGGCGAGGGCCTCCTCGACCTCCGGCTCGTCCACGGCGGAGGCCGGCCGGGCCCCCGCCTGCTGGCCGCGGCCTTCACCGGCCCGCTGAGCCGGTCCCCGCTCCACGTGGCCACCCGTCGGCACGGTCTCCGCGTCGAGGACATCCCGCCGGGCACCCCGCTCGCCTACGACGGCGAATACGCCAAGGCGCCCGGCTCGCTCGTGCTCGCCGCGCTCCCCGACGCCCTGACCGTCTACCG
Protein-coding sequences here:
- a CDS encoding phospholipase, translating into MRLRLAPLLAATAAAGLLALATPASAAPADKPQVLSGWTQTSASSYNAWVAARGSQGNWAAYGFDWSTDYCSSSPDNPFGFPFQTACARHDFGYRNYKAAGSFPANKSRLDDALYADLKRVCSQYSGVKKGSCDSTAWTYYQAVKAFGVSPQDAPAA
- a CDS encoding GTPase, with protein sequence MTALTDRDRTDDRWDDGFIARSRHRSLRKGGAGARGGGPRSGSPGASGPRGERGGLDGVDPDDLDDVFGEERDEERDEERREGDEALVRAVSGAGSDGGKAPALPLSPEAQALRLRLDALRQLVGLSRTRLDGKTLAEAGRVLDEAAARRGLSPQHTVVAIAGATGSGKSTLFNSLAGVQISETGLRRPTTAAPIACSWSDGAAGLLDRLEIPGRLRRRPRETSEAEVLRGMVLVDLPDLDSAVGAHRDHVDRVLALVDAVVWVVDPEKYADAVLHERYLRPLAGHAEVTFVVLNQVDRLPGEAADLVLDDLRRLLDDDGIALGEHGEPGATVLGLSALTGEGVGELRELLGQFTQEKGAATRRISADVDRAAGRLRPLYVADGHAGPEIGEAARAEFEDRLAEAVGAYAAGLAAERAWRRNAGKACGTPWLRLWRWYEGRRAPRTLAGLAALAAIGRTPAASEQTPVEQEVTARQRVEQAVRTVADEAVVGLPDPWAQAVRETAVRGAERLPEALDELAVTLGAAVAVPAARPPRPTWWPAAVLAQAAMTLVQIFGGLWLVGQIAGVLEPKLLPPVLFMVAGIVGGPLVEWACSLAARGPARRYGQDAERKLRQAAAGCGRARVLEPVAAELLRYREVREQYATVAAGGTKLSTTRQ
- a CDS encoding TQXA domain-containing protein; this encodes MRRPLAVALLTAAALASGPGARASTDPDPAAGRAAEGASAVLDGLKTYGQAVLRAGDGSVRQIPAGLYEMRVDGGGMLQTYGVGIAGSAQPQARYTESGWNGSSLAGNAEAGRIRWVLEHSYPQHNDLAGLAKEAGAGTLTAESAAAGTQVAIWRLADGAQVEAADPAAARLADYLQREAGRLPEPPASLDLDPGQVSGPVTGPTGSRLGPVTVRTGAQSVTVTPDAAAAAMGVRVVDAEGRPLDSAGNGSRLYFEVPAGTPDGTASVIVQGSTKVPVGRVFTSGIPAEAQVVAGSSDAAATATATAVWPRGQSSAAQGPAGTVGTLAGASEVAGAEAAATVSPESPDDERLATSGSSAATPVIASLAVGLVVLGGMVVLLLRKRPLEGEEDAGGSEGAEG
- a CDS encoding single-stranded DNA-binding protein; the protein is MNDTLVTLVGYVATQIDFKETPAGPSARFRFAVTPRYFDRRTDTWTDAATSFYTVWARRVLALNLASSVSVGEPLVVHGRLRVREDPPDGDGVRWFSADIDAVAVGHDLNRGTAAFRRVVKTDTPLMGPQKAAVV
- a CDS encoding alpha/beta fold hydrolase, translated to MHSAVVTSEGDRIRWVELAGEGPVRVFLHGLGSTSPAYFAAVAAHPLLAGRRSLLVDMLGHGHSDRPEAFTYTLEAHADAVARALTEAGAEGAELIGHSMGGAVAIVLAARHPRLVSRLVLVDANLDPVPTVPRTPGSSGIASYTEEEFLAGGWAEVRDRVGAHWWSTMRLAGRTALHRSAVHLAAGTTPTMRELLLDLKLPRTFLYPEADGSLPGAEALEAAGVAVVAVPDCGHNIMLDNPEAFVRATAAALAPTAP
- a CDS encoding bifunctional phosphatase PAP2/diacylglycerol kinase family protein, which codes for MADQELTWRGTVARWDRGLFDAVARRHWPGADRVLPRLGRAANHGVLWGGAAVAITVLGSPRARAAALRGIGSLALASATINTVGKWSVRRPRPVLDGVPVLRQPAVQPRTTSFPSGHSASAFAFAAGVALESPAWGAVLVPVAASVAFSRVYTGVHYPSDVVVGSALGVAAAFAVRRLAREAERARAVPGDERRAPGVPALPDGEGLTVVVNTASGTAGSAGFDVLRERLPKAEVVECAGEELEAELAAAAARAEVLGVCGGDGTVNAAATAALRAGVPLALFPGGTLNHFALDLGLGGAEDTCRAIAEGQAVRVSVGRITPTDGSGDGATRYFLNNFSIGAYPELLRHRLRWAPRIGGGPAAVLAAWRVLRAERPVRLTLAGRPRSVWLLFAGNGTYHGTGPTPRRRDGVGEGLLDLRLVHGGGRPGPRLLAAAFTGPLSRSPLHVATRRHGLRVEDIPPGTPLAYDGEYAKAPGSLVLAALPDALTVYRPR
- a CDS encoding dynamin family protein → MDVRPQLLDALSALRDRVASVRLPLPLPGAPRARQTRAELLAQLDDYLVPRLKAPEAPLLAVVGGSTGAGKSTLVNSLVGRQVSEAGVLRPTTRTPVLVCHPDDHHWFAGMRILPDLLRVWAPEGEDELLPAPKKRPPLGSNQRTVTGELRIETVSTLPRGLAVLDAPDVDSLVVENRTLAAQLICAADVWVMVTTASRYADAVPWHMLRTAKQYRATLVTVLDRVPHQVLAEVSRQYGALLTRAGLGDVPRFTVPELPESAGGGGLLPASAVAPLLAWLSHHVQDPAARQYAVGRTALGALDSLGRRMPELASAVAAQHAAAVRLTSAVEDAYKQEGRRVRNRLDRGAVLAGDALTRWRGYPLDTSADELLDSLAESLAALLQCAVAAADERIAAAWRREPAAGAVTLPAPDREAAERIGVAVRRWRRVLEELAEEEVARLDRQPAPDPDAIAALLVAALLGGKRARPAGEKLAERIGVQTAVRLRDRGGELVAEHLDQVLRAERDRRLAPLEALEVTPEPQAELIAALSLLQKER